In the genome of Candidatus Krumholzibacteriota bacterium, the window CGCCTCGATCTCGACATCGACAATTTTTCCGCATGAGGTGCACCGAATGTGGGCATGTCCGCCGGTGTGGCCGTCGAATCGCATCTGCGCCCCGCCGAAGGTCAGCTTGCCGATCATGCCGCGCCGGGAGAGGAGCTCGAGCGTCCGGTAGACCGTTCCGAGACTGATCCGGGGCATCCTCCGCCGGACGGCGTCGTAGACCTCGTCGGCCGTCGGGTGTCCGTCCACGCCCCGGAGGGTTTCCAGGATGGCCCGTCTCTGTGGTGTCATACGCATATCGTTACCCGCCAAGCGCTTGAGTAGATAATAGTAATTGGAATCATTATTGTCTATATTCGCCCCCACGTCAAGGATAATTTCCTTCTTCCCTCGCCTCGGCCTGCGCGCCGGTGGCGGAACGGGGCGGGGGAGGACCCGCCGCCGGATGGCGCGGCAGATGGCGCGCAGGCCTTTTGCTCACGTAAAAGAATAGCCGACAGGAAGATTCCGTTTGACGGATGGTACGGTTCTTGTTATTCCGTCCCGAATCGATGCGGCCCGGTTTCGGCATCACGCCCGTCACCTCCGCGACCGCGCGGGACGATCGAACGACATGCGGCCGGGTGCC includes:
- a CDS encoding transcriptional repressor — protein: MRMTPQRRAILETLRGVDGHPTADEVYDAVRRRMPRISLGTVYRTLELLSRRGMIGKLTFGGAQMRFDGHTGGHAHIRCTSCGKIVDVEIEAETGECERRVAERTGFAVTGRHVEYVGVCRDCRGAEQLEAADVKS